In a single window of the Botrytis cinerea B05.10 chromosome 10, complete sequence genome:
- the Bcret2 gene encoding Bcret2: protein MVVLAASICTRGGKAVLSRQFREMQRSRIEALLASFPKLADSGTQHTTVEQDNVRFVYQPLDELYMVLITNKQSNILQDIDSLHLFAQVVTSTCKTLDEREILKNAYELLSAFDEIVTLGYRENLTISQIKTFLEMESHEERIQEIISRNKELEATEERKRKAKQLEMQRKEVSRSGRSAIPSRPQYPTYTPPTQSANTETYDSYEAAKNKTFKASAPKGKGMQLGKKSKTTDMFERVRGDMGAEVEETVSSPLIPNHPTSAAAEQPPHTPSAMDRDAIHVTISESINAKLSRDGSLNSLEVKGDLNLRISDPTLTKVKLDIVANQSHGVQFRTHPNVDKGAFNGSKAIQMSNVSKGFPVNNSVGVLRWRAQPKTDDTSALPIQFTVWVVGGQGDPLNITVEYELTGEDTLQDVTVNIPYASSEPAVSSFDATYEVSGDSLEWTIGSVDSSNGAGSFEFEVQDGDENDFFPMQIRFAKTKPFIDVDVTNVTLLELNEAVDFSKDIKSVADSYLVE from the exons ATG GTTGTCTTAGCAGCTTCGATTTGTACCCGGGGGGGAAAAGCTGTCCTCTCCAGGCAGTTTCGCGAAATGCAAAGGTCCCGAATTGAAGCTCTTCTGGCATCCTTTCCAAAGTTGGCTGATTCCGGAACTCAACATACTACGGTCGAGCAAGATAATGTACGATTTGTGTACCAGCCGCTGGACGAATTATACATGGTCCTCATTACGAACAAGCAATCCAACATCTTACAAGATATCGATTCCTTGCACCTATTCGCGCAGGTGGTCACTAGCACATGCAAGACCTTGGATGAAAGGGAGATTTTAAAGAATGCATACGAATTGCTCAGTGCATTTGACGAGATCGTCACGCTTGGATATAGGGAAAACCTTACAATTAGCCAAATCAAGACATTcctggagatggagagtcATGAAGAAAGGATACAAGAAATCATCTCAAGA AATAAAGAGCTCGAGGCCACCGAAGAGCGCAAGCGCAAAGCAAAACAATTGGAAATGCAGCGCAAGGAGGTTTCAAGGAGTGGCAGAAGTGCTATACCAAGCAGGCCACAGTATCCCACATATACACCACCTACGCAATCCGCAAACACCGAAACCTACGATTCATATGAAGCtgccaaaaataaaactttcAA AGCTAGCGCGCCGAAAGGCAAAGGAATGCAATTGGGAAAGAAGTCAAAGACTACCGACATGTTTGAGAGAGTTCGTGGGGATATGGGTGCTGAAGTAGAAGAAACTGTCTCATCGCCACTTATTCCAAATCATCCTACATCAGCTGCTGCCGAACAACCACCTCACACTCCCTCCGCAATGGACCGTGATGCAATCCACGTTACTATCTCAGAGTCGATCAATGCCAAATTATCTCGAGATGGATCACTTAATTCCTTGGAAGTTAAGGGTGATTTGAACTTGAGGATCTCAGACCCTACACTTACCAAGGTCAAATTAGATATCGTTGCCAACCAGAGTCATGGAGTGCAATTCCGCACACATCCAAATGTTGATAAGGGAGCGTTCAATGGATCGAAAGCCATTCAAATGAGCAATGTTTCAAAGGGCTTCCCTGTCAATAATTCGGTCGGTGTCCTAAGATGGAGAGCTCAACCAAAGACAGATGACACTAGTGCCTTGCCGATTCAGTTCACTGTATGGGTTGTTGGTGGACAAGGCGATCCTCTCAATATTACTGTAGAATATGAACTTACAGGAGAGGATACTCTTCAGGATGTCACCGTTAATATTCCATACGCCTCGAGCGAGCCCGCAGTATCTAGCTTCGACGCAACGTATGAAGTCTCTGGCGATAGCCTTGAATGGACGATTGGATCTGTGGATTCCTCTAATGGAGCTGgctcttttgaatttgaagtacaggatggggatgagaatgatttCTTCCCAATGCAAATTAGATTTGCTAAAACAAAGCCTTtcattgatgttgat GTTACCAATGTCACATTACTTGAACTGAACGAGGCGGTAGATTTCTCAAAGGATATCAAGTCGGTCGCTGATTCTTATCTGGTGGAGTAA